In Spodoptera frugiperda isolate SF20-4 chromosome 4, AGI-APGP_CSIRO_Sfru_2.0, whole genome shotgun sequence, a single window of DNA contains:
- the LOC126910654 gene encoding LOW QUALITY PROTEIN: reticulon-4-interacting protein 1, mitochondrial-like (The sequence of the model RefSeq protein was modified relative to this genomic sequence to represent the inferred CDS: deleted 1 base in 1 codon): MQEKLALAALSAGPGAARMRAWRLHAYGAARDLRLEAARVPALRAPGDVLVRVRAASLNPIDVAMLAGYGARALNALRALEGAADGVEFPLVPGRDFVGHVVRAGPDSRLRPGQRVWGVLPPHRQGCHADFVVVKDEWAGPAPAALSDAEAAGALYAALTACAALRAAGLGAGAAGGGAPGAAGRAPRVLLLGLGGVGQAALQLLAARGAHVLVGAAADLAPLAARLGAAGLLDRHAADYERRLQEAGPYDAVLDCAGLGGEEATARGWQFSRYVTLTSPLLRSMEARGVAAGAVCAAATLAAQNARAAAGARGAGPRAGPLPPQVRWAFFSPSATDIEQLRRLAERGQFGVCVEQVFPWWSGAEAYERAQRGAARGKLVLDFTAEAEGGGEPATAS, translated from the exons ATGCAGGAGAAACTCGCATTAGCCGCGCTGTCGGCGGGGCCGGGCGCGGCGCGCATGCGCGCGTGGCGCCTGCACGCGTACGGCGCCGCGCGCGACCTGCGCCTGGAGGCGGCGCGCGTGCCCGCCCTGCGCGCGCCCGGCGACGTGCTGGTGCGCGTGCGCGCCGCGTCGCTCAACCCCATCGACGTGGCCATGCTGGCGGGCTACGGCGCGCGCGCGCTCAACGCGCTGCGGGCGCTGGAGGGCGCGGCCGACGGCGTGGAGTTCCCGCTGGTGCCGGGCCGCGACTTCGTGGGCCACGTGGTGCGCGCGGGGCCCGACAGCCGCCTGCGGCCCGGCCAGCGCGTCTGGGGCGTGCTGCCGCCGCACCGACAGGGCTGCCACGCCGACTTCGTCGTCGTCAAAGACGAATGG GCAGGGCCTGCGCCGGCCGCGCTGAGCGACGCCGAGGCCGCGGGCGCACTGTACGCCGCGCTCACCGCGTGCGCTGCGCTGCGGGCCGCCGGGCTGGGGGCCGGGGCGGCCGGGGGCGGGGCGCCGGGGGCCGCGGGGCGCGCGCCGCGCGTGCTGCTGCTGGGGCTGGGCGGCGTGGGGCAGGCCGCGCTGCAGCTGCTGGCGGCGCGCGGGGCGCACGTGCTGGTGGGCGCGGCGGCCGACCTGGCGCCGCTGGCCGCGCGCCTGGGCGCCGCCGGGCTGCTGGACCGGCACGCGGCCGACTACGAGCGCCGCCTGCAGGAGGCGGGCCCGTACGACGCGGTGCTGGACTGCGCCGGGCTGGGCGGCGAGGAGGCGACGGCGCGGGGCTGGCAGTTCTCGCGCTACGTGACGCTGACGTCGCCGCTGCTGCGGTCCATGGAGGCGCGCGGCGTGGCGGCGGGCGCGGTGTGCGCGGCGGCCACGCTGGCGGCGCAGAACgcgcgcgcggcggcgggggcgcgg ggcgcgggcccGCGCGCCGGCCCGCTGCCGCCGCAGGTGCGCTGGGCGTTCTTTTCTCCTTCTGCGACAGACATCGAACAGCTGCGCCGGCTCGCGGAACGCGGCCAG TTCGGTGTGTGCGTGGAGCAAGTGTTCCCGTGGTGGAGCGGGGCGGAGGCCTACGAGCGGGCgcagcgcggcgcggcgcgcggcaaGTTGGTGCTAGACTTCACGGCGGAGGCCGAGGGGGGTGGCGAGCCAGCCACAGCTTCCTAA
- the LOC126910658 gene encoding uncharacterized protein LOC126910658, whose product MSAELTRCKSSFSRVSSEQLDLLLSFMEEHPAFAAGKQSIYSRFSSSKLWRLLAERLNAAAVDSGGARKSPDKWCRYWADIKYKARKKSAAGGALGDLSSAEERLQNIFNSSGRESAGGGRRASQSDDERKPALDDDASDSSAPGARLATEELLAEAAMRSALAAEKQAEAVAQAVDLLRDLLALLRDRALPPPLL is encoded by the exons ATGAGTGCTGAATTAACTAGATGTAAAAGCTCGTTTTCTAGAGTGAGTTCGGAACAATTAGATTTATTGCTGTCGTTTATGGAAGAGCACCCTGCCTTTGCTGCCGGCAAACAATCGATTTACTCTCGGTTCAGCTCGAGCAAGTTGTGGCGTCTTCTAGCGGAACGTTTGAACGCGGCAGCCGTTGACAGCGGTGGAGCACGCAAGTCGCCCGACAAGTGGTGCCGG TACTGGGCTGACATAAAATACAAAGCCCGTAAGAAGTCAGCAGCAGGTGGGGCACTGGGAGATCTCTCCAGTGCAGAGGAACGCTTACAGAATATATTCAACAGCAGTGGTCGCGAAT cggcgggcggcgggcggcgcgccaGCCAGTCGGACGACGAGCGCAAGCCCGCGCTGGACGACGACGCCAGCGACTCGTCCGCGCCCGGCGCGCGCCTCGCCACCGAGGAACTGCTGGCCGAGGCCGCCATGCGCAGCGCGCTGGCCGCGGAGAAGCAGGCCGAGGCCGTGGCGCAGGCCGTCGACCTGCTGCGCGACCTGCTCGCCCTGCTGCGCGACCGCGcgctgccgccgccgctgcTGTAG
- the LOC126910655 gene encoding tryptophan--tRNA ligase, mitochondrial isoform X2, producing MRGVISSYFLKTFIACSQCDGDGDADVQWPRRVVTGLQPTGELHIGNYFGAIRRCVRLQEQGDDLMIFIADLHSLTTRQEPSLLQARVLELAACVLAAGLDPARAVLFVQSAVPRHAELCWLLTCLATHARLAHLPQYKEKAATMKEVPLGLLLYPVLQAADVLLYGGTHVPVGADQLQHLQVAGALARTFAHRYGRAFPAPRALLADDGSDRLRSLRDPNKKMSKSDTDPKSRILLTDPDDIIELKIRKAVTDFTPQVTFDPETRPGVSNLVSIHCLAEDKLPEEVVQEAEGLTTAQYKRVVAAALQRALAPVRARAAELRARPNYLRDVLRHGAARARVRADAVYERAAALAGLR from the exons ATGCGCGGTGTGATATCgtcgtattttttaaaaacttttatcgCTTGCAGTCAGt GTGACGGTGATGGCGATGCAGACGTGCAGTGGCCACGGCGGGTAGTAACGGGGCTACAGCCCACTGGAGAATTACACATCGGCAATTACTTCGGTGCGATCCGGCGCTGCGTGCGCCTGCAGGAGCAAGGCGATGACCTTATGATATTCATAGCAGACTTACACTCGCTTACCACACGCCAG GAGCCGTCGCTGCTGCAGGCGCGCGTGCTGGAGCTGGCGGCGTGCGTGCTGGCGGCGGGGCTGGACCCGGCGCGCGCCGTGCTGTTCGTGCAGTCGGCCGTGCCGCGCCACGCCGAGCTGTGCTGGCTGCTCACGTGCCTGGCCACGCACGCGCGCCTGGCGCACCTGCCGCAGTACAAGGAGAAGGCCGCCACCATGAAGGAGGTGCCGCTCGGTCTGCTGCTCTATCCCGTGTTGCAG GCGGCGGACGTGTTGCTGTACGGCGGCACGCACGTGCCGGTGGGCGCGGACCAGCTGCAGCACCTGCAGGTGGCGGGCGCGCTGGCGCGGACCTTCGCGCACCGCTACGGCCGCGCCTTCCCCGCGCCGCGCGCGCTGCTCGCCG ATGACGGCAGCGATCGCTTGCGGAGTCTCAGAGACCCGAATAAGAAGATGTCGAAGTCCGACACGGATCCCAAGTCGCGCATTCTTCTGACCGACCCTGATGATATTATCGagcttaaaataagaaaagcaGTCACTGACTTCACACCGCAG GTGACTTTCGACCCGGAGACGAGGCCGGGCGTGTCCAATTTGGTATCCATCCACTGCCTGGCCGAGGACAAACTGCCCGAGGAGGTGGTGCAGGAGGCCGAGGGACTCACCACCGCGCAGTACAAGCGCGTCGTGGCCGCCGCCCTGCAGCGCGCGCTGGCGCCCGTGCGCGCGCGGGCCGCCGAGCTGCGCGCGCGACCCAACTACCTGCGCGACGTGCTGCGCCACGGAGCCGCGCGCGCCCGCGTGCGCGCCGACGCCGTGTACGAGCGCGCCGCGGCGCTGGCCGGCCTGCGCTAG
- the LOC126910655 gene encoding tryptophan--tRNA ligase, mitochondrial isoform X3 has protein sequence MFSAGDGDGDADVQWPRRVVTGLQPTGELHIGNYFGAIRRCVRLQEQGDDLMIFIADLHSLTTRQEPSLLQARVLELAACVLAAGLDPARAVLFVQSAVPRHAELCWLLTCLATHARLAHLPQYKEKAATMKEVPLGLLLYPVLQAADVLLYGGTHVPVGADQLQHLQVAGALARTFAHRYGRAFPAPRALLADDGSDRLRSLRDPNKKMSKSDTDPKSRILLTDPDDIIELKIRKAVTDFTPQVTFDPETRPGVSNLVSIHCLAEDKLPEEVVQEAEGLTTAQYKRVVAAALQRALAPVRARAAELRARPNYLRDVLRHGAARARVRADAVYERAAALAGLR, from the exons ATGTTT TCTGCAGGTGACGGTGATGGCGATGCAGACGTGCAGTGGCCACGGCGGGTAGTAACGGGGCTACAGCCCACTGGAGAATTACACATCGGCAATTACTTCGGTGCGATCCGGCGCTGCGTGCGCCTGCAGGAGCAAGGCGATGACCTTATGATATTCATAGCAGACTTACACTCGCTTACCACACGCCAG GAGCCGTCGCTGCTGCAGGCGCGCGTGCTGGAGCTGGCGGCGTGCGTGCTGGCGGCGGGGCTGGACCCGGCGCGCGCCGTGCTGTTCGTGCAGTCGGCCGTGCCGCGCCACGCCGAGCTGTGCTGGCTGCTCACGTGCCTGGCCACGCACGCGCGCCTGGCGCACCTGCCGCAGTACAAGGAGAAGGCCGCCACCATGAAGGAGGTGCCGCTCGGTCTGCTGCTCTATCCCGTGTTGCAG GCGGCGGACGTGTTGCTGTACGGCGGCACGCACGTGCCGGTGGGCGCGGACCAGCTGCAGCACCTGCAGGTGGCGGGCGCGCTGGCGCGGACCTTCGCGCACCGCTACGGCCGCGCCTTCCCCGCGCCGCGCGCGCTGCTCGCCG ATGACGGCAGCGATCGCTTGCGGAGTCTCAGAGACCCGAATAAGAAGATGTCGAAGTCCGACACGGATCCCAAGTCGCGCATTCTTCTGACCGACCCTGATGATATTATCGagcttaaaataagaaaagcaGTCACTGACTTCACACCGCAG GTGACTTTCGACCCGGAGACGAGGCCGGGCGTGTCCAATTTGGTATCCATCCACTGCCTGGCCGAGGACAAACTGCCCGAGGAGGTGGTGCAGGAGGCCGAGGGACTCACCACCGCGCAGTACAAGCGCGTCGTGGCCGCCGCCCTGCAGCGCGCGCTGGCGCCCGTGCGCGCGCGGGCCGCCGAGCTGCGCGCGCGACCCAACTACCTGCGCGACGTGCTGCGCCACGGAGCCGCGCGCGCCCGCGTGCGCGCCGACGCCGTGTACGAGCGCGCCGCGGCGCTGGCCGGCCTGCGCTAG
- the LOC126910657 gene encoding TAR DNA-binding protein 43-like, producing MSIEYVPVSEGEQDEPIELPTEEDGSLLLSTVAAQFAGASGLKYRAGGRLRGLRLVDERLSPPAEGWGAHRYWCAFPRASPEPTPRPRCSDLIVLGLPWKTGEDAVRDYFAAFGELLMVQVKRDAKTGLSKGFGFIKFAEYESQLRALGRRHMIDGRWCDVRIPNGKDGGASAHRKVFVGRCTESLTAEDLREYFGTFGQVTDVFVPRPFRAFSFVTFLEPEVAQSLCGQDHIIKGVSVNISTASPKRERGARGSQLLGWGLVEGGGRVFNWAGDAWPPQTAPAPPAPPLDKPYLKYE from the coding sequence ATGTCGATAGAGTACGTGCCGGTGAGTGAGGGGGAGCAGGACGAACCCATTGAACTACCAACTGAAGAAGACGGCTCTTTGCTGCTCAGCACCGTAGCAGCACAATTTGCCGGTGCCAGTGGACTCAAGTACCGTGCAGGCGGCAGACTGCGTGGCTTGCGTCTCGTTGATGAACGCTTGTCGCCGCCGGCCGAAGGCTGGGGAGCGCACCGCTACTGGTGCGCCTTTCCTCGCGCCTCGCCCGAGCCCACCCCGCGGCCTCGTTGCTCTGACCTCATCGTACTTGGTTTACCCTGGAAGACAGGTGAAGATGCTGTACGCGACTACTTCGCAGCGTTTGGCGAGCTTCTCATGGTTCAAGTGAAACGCGATGCTAAGACGGGGCTATCCAAGGGTTTCGGTTTTATTAAGTTTGCCGAGTACGAATCACAGTTGCGAGCCCTGGGTCGACGCCACATGATTGATGGACGCTGGTGCGACGTGCGTATCCCCAACGGCAAGGACGGTGGAGCCAGCGCGCATCGTAAGGTATTTGTGGGCCGCTGCACCGAGAGCCTGACAGCGGAAGACCTGCGCGAGTACTTTGGTACGTTTGGCCAGGTCACGGACGTGTTTGTGCCGCGACCATTCCGTGCTTTTAGCTTTGTCACGTTCCTGGAGCCTGAAGTGGCCCAGTCACTATGTGGCCAAGACCACATTATCAAAGGCGTATCAGTTAATATCTCAACTGCGTCACCAAAACGGGAGCGAGGCGCGCGCGGCTCGCAGCTGTTGGGCTGGGGGCTGGTGGAGGGCGGAGGTCGCGTGTTCAACTGGGCCGGTGACGCGTGGCCCCCTCAAACTGCCCCCGCACCGCCCGCGCCTCCGCTCGACAAGCCCTACCTCAAGTATGAGTGA
- the LOC126910655 gene encoding tryptophan--tRNA ligase, mitochondrial isoform X1 translates to MRGVISSYFLKTFIACSQCKKYNLYNLSSHYSSKSAGDGDGDADVQWPRRVVTGLQPTGELHIGNYFGAIRRCVRLQEQGDDLMIFIADLHSLTTRQEPSLLQARVLELAACVLAAGLDPARAVLFVQSAVPRHAELCWLLTCLATHARLAHLPQYKEKAATMKEVPLGLLLYPVLQAADVLLYGGTHVPVGADQLQHLQVAGALARTFAHRYGRAFPAPRALLADDGSDRLRSLRDPNKKMSKSDTDPKSRILLTDPDDIIELKIRKAVTDFTPQVTFDPETRPGVSNLVSIHCLAEDKLPEEVVQEAEGLTTAQYKRVVAAALQRALAPVRARAAELRARPNYLRDVLRHGAARARVRADAVYERAAALAGLR, encoded by the exons ATGCGCGGTGTGATATCgtcgtattttttaaaaacttttatcgCTTGCAGTCAGtgtaagaaatataatttatataatcttAGTAGTCATTATTCTTCAAAG TCTGCAGGTGACGGTGATGGCGATGCAGACGTGCAGTGGCCACGGCGGGTAGTAACGGGGCTACAGCCCACTGGAGAATTACACATCGGCAATTACTTCGGTGCGATCCGGCGCTGCGTGCGCCTGCAGGAGCAAGGCGATGACCTTATGATATTCATAGCAGACTTACACTCGCTTACCACACGCCAG GAGCCGTCGCTGCTGCAGGCGCGCGTGCTGGAGCTGGCGGCGTGCGTGCTGGCGGCGGGGCTGGACCCGGCGCGCGCCGTGCTGTTCGTGCAGTCGGCCGTGCCGCGCCACGCCGAGCTGTGCTGGCTGCTCACGTGCCTGGCCACGCACGCGCGCCTGGCGCACCTGCCGCAGTACAAGGAGAAGGCCGCCACCATGAAGGAGGTGCCGCTCGGTCTGCTGCTCTATCCCGTGTTGCAG GCGGCGGACGTGTTGCTGTACGGCGGCACGCACGTGCCGGTGGGCGCGGACCAGCTGCAGCACCTGCAGGTGGCGGGCGCGCTGGCGCGGACCTTCGCGCACCGCTACGGCCGCGCCTTCCCCGCGCCGCGCGCGCTGCTCGCCG ATGACGGCAGCGATCGCTTGCGGAGTCTCAGAGACCCGAATAAGAAGATGTCGAAGTCCGACACGGATCCCAAGTCGCGCATTCTTCTGACCGACCCTGATGATATTATCGagcttaaaataagaaaagcaGTCACTGACTTCACACCGCAG GTGACTTTCGACCCGGAGACGAGGCCGGGCGTGTCCAATTTGGTATCCATCCACTGCCTGGCCGAGGACAAACTGCCCGAGGAGGTGGTGCAGGAGGCCGAGGGACTCACCACCGCGCAGTACAAGCGCGTCGTGGCCGCCGCCCTGCAGCGCGCGCTGGCGCCCGTGCGCGCGCGGGCCGCCGAGCTGCGCGCGCGACCCAACTACCTGCGCGACGTGCTGCGCCACGGAGCCGCGCGCGCCCGCGTGCGCGCCGACGCCGTGTACGAGCGCGCCGCGGCGCTGGCCGGCCTGCGCTAG
- the LOC126910653 gene encoding serine/threonine-protein kinase MAK-like: MNRYVVLQQLGDGTYGSVVLAQRRDTGEKVAIKRMKRKYYSWDEAMNLREVKSLKKLNHANIVKLREVIRENDTLYFVFEYMRGNLYQLIRDAERAFPEPVLRNIVYQVLQGLAHMHRHGFFHRDLKPENLLCAGPELVKIADLGLAREVRSRPPYTDYVSTRWYRAPEVLLHDTRYGAPIDLWALGCIMAELYTCRPLFPGNSEIDQLHKICAVLGTPDRDDWPEGYVLADALRFRFPSSAGVPLARVVPSASPPALALLTSFMRYAPRDRPTAPQALRFPYFAVGAALVVPPPASRARRSAARGETENLAEHTRSPTTTAPGHAAIQPPPPHVRDRFADILGGEVVHEPGPPAPLRRVSGGRSVLAAAAPARARPALGGAAAAYLSAARYVTGSRIDTSLFRALPLRAHRETTTVGSGAARVDWAAKYLR, encoded by the exons ATGAACCGGTATGTGGTGCTGCAACAGCTCGGCGACGGCACGTACGGGTCGGTGGTGCTGGCCCAGCGGCGTGACACTGGCGAGAAAGTGGCCATTAAGCGAATGAAGCGCAAGTACTACTCGTGGGACGAGGCGATGAATCTGCGCGAGGTGAAATCACTTAAGAAACTGAACCACGCCAACATCGTCAAGTTGCGGGAAGTCATACGCGAGAATGATACTCTTTACTTTGTGTTCGAGTACATGCGAGGAAACTTGTACCAACTGATACGCGATGCGGAGCGCGCTTTCCCCGAGCCAGTGCTGAGGAACATCGTGTACCAGGTATTGCAGGGCCTAGCACATATGCATCGACATGGCTTCTTCCATCGGGATCTAAAACCGGAAAACCTCCTGTGTGCTGGGCCCGAACTGGTCAAGATAGCCGATTTAGGGTTGGCTCGCGAGGTTCGTTCACGGCCGCCTTACACAGACTACGTGTCTACGCGGTGGTACCGTGCGCCAGAAGTGTTGCTGCACGATACGCGCTATGGAGCGCCTATCGATTTATGGGCACTCGGCTGTATTATGGCAGAACTGTATACTTGTCGGCCGCTGTTTCCGGGGAATTCTGAGATTGATCAGCTGCATAAAATATGCGCTGTGTTGGGGACTCCTGACCGAGATGACTGGCCCGAGGGTTACGTGCTCGCTGACGCCCTTCGGTTTCGTTTCCCGTCCAGTGCAGGTGTCCCATTAGCTCGAGTGGTGCCCTCTGCCTCGCCACCCGCTTTGGCGTTACTGACTTCGTTCATGCGCTATGCTCCACGGGATCGACCTACTGCCCCACAGGCACTCCG GTTCCCGTATTTTGCCGTTGGTGCTGCATTAGTTGTGCCGCCGCCTGCGTCACGGGCCAGGAG AAGCGCAGCTAGAGGTGAAACGGAAAATTTAGCAGAGCATACCAGGTCACCCACGACAACAGCGCCCGGGCACGCGGCTATCCAGCCGCCGCCACCACATGTGCGTGACAGATTCGCGGACATCCTCGG GGGAGAAGTGGTGCACGAGCCCGGCCCGCCCGCCCCGCTGCGGCGCGTGTCGGGCGGGCGCAGCGtgctggccgccgccgcgccggcgCGCGCGCGCCCCGCGCTGGGCGGCGCGGCCGCCGCCTACTTGAGTGCAGCGCGCTATGTCACCGGCTCTAGGATTGACACTTCACTTTTTCGAGCATTACCGTTACGAGCTCATCGAG AAACTACGACTGTGGGCAGCGGCGCTGCGAGAGTCGATTGGGCGGCTAAGTATTTACGATAA
- the LOC126910655 gene encoding tryptophan--tRNA ligase, mitochondrial isoform X4 → MIFIADLHSLTTRQEPSLLQARVLELAACVLAAGLDPARAVLFVQSAVPRHAELCWLLTCLATHARLAHLPQYKEKAATMKEVPLGLLLYPVLQAADVLLYGGTHVPVGADQLQHLQVAGALARTFAHRYGRAFPAPRALLADDGSDRLRSLRDPNKKMSKSDTDPKSRILLTDPDDIIELKIRKAVTDFTPQVTFDPETRPGVSNLVSIHCLAEDKLPEEVVQEAEGLTTAQYKRVVAAALQRALAPVRARAAELRARPNYLRDVLRHGAARARVRADAVYERAAALAGLR, encoded by the exons ATGATATTCATAGCAGACTTACACTCGCTTACCACACGCCAG GAGCCGTCGCTGCTGCAGGCGCGCGTGCTGGAGCTGGCGGCGTGCGTGCTGGCGGCGGGGCTGGACCCGGCGCGCGCCGTGCTGTTCGTGCAGTCGGCCGTGCCGCGCCACGCCGAGCTGTGCTGGCTGCTCACGTGCCTGGCCACGCACGCGCGCCTGGCGCACCTGCCGCAGTACAAGGAGAAGGCCGCCACCATGAAGGAGGTGCCGCTCGGTCTGCTGCTCTATCCCGTGTTGCAG GCGGCGGACGTGTTGCTGTACGGCGGCACGCACGTGCCGGTGGGCGCGGACCAGCTGCAGCACCTGCAGGTGGCGGGCGCGCTGGCGCGGACCTTCGCGCACCGCTACGGCCGCGCCTTCCCCGCGCCGCGCGCGCTGCTCGCCG ATGACGGCAGCGATCGCTTGCGGAGTCTCAGAGACCCGAATAAGAAGATGTCGAAGTCCGACACGGATCCCAAGTCGCGCATTCTTCTGACCGACCCTGATGATATTATCGagcttaaaataagaaaagcaGTCACTGACTTCACACCGCAG GTGACTTTCGACCCGGAGACGAGGCCGGGCGTGTCCAATTTGGTATCCATCCACTGCCTGGCCGAGGACAAACTGCCCGAGGAGGTGGTGCAGGAGGCCGAGGGACTCACCACCGCGCAGTACAAGCGCGTCGTGGCCGCCGCCCTGCAGCGCGCGCTGGCGCCCGTGCGCGCGCGGGCCGCCGAGCTGCGCGCGCGACCCAACTACCTGCGCGACGTGCTGCGCCACGGAGCCGCGCGCGCCCGCGTGCGCGCCGACGCCGTGTACGAGCGCGCCGCGGCGCTGGCCGGCCTGCGCTAG